The genomic window ATGCATGAATATATAATGATTGACGCACATTTTGTTTATACTGTACTATCAGCAGTATTTGATGATACAATAGGTTATTTACCTCATTGGAAAGCACAAGCAGGACTCGAGCGTATCCTATCGCAGCAGCATTTGATACCAGCAAGATGAGTCTCAATCAAAAATGCAGAACCTACACCTGGCAGCAGTAGACAAAATGAGGAGCATGACTTATCTGATGAGGACCATGTCAGAATATGGGGAAAGCGTATGACGATATCCGAGTCAACAATCACCCAAGGGTATGATTCAATGTAGGCACTGTCACAATTTTCTTCAGAGGATCTACCAAAGAAAATCACAATTTGACAGTAAACTTCTTTAATTTTctgacaaaacaataaacattgcGATGTGTTCTGAGGAAACGGTTGCCGACACCTTCTCTAGTGCAGTCCCACCCCCAACCAAGACGATGCTTGTGTACAAACGTGTTATGGCAGCTGGAATCTGCTCAAAGAACACAAGCAGGTTCAACAAGGGATGTACCAGCCATTCATGGAGCACAGCATGTATACGATCATGGCAGGACCcacaaattatttttaaaaaatgccGCAAATCCTAAACGGCAGAATTTCCATGATATCCTTGATTTTGTAAATCGattgttttttggggtttttttccccctctCTTTTTCGGCTTAATTGCAACTGTTTCGGCTGTGGGTGGCTTTTCATTGTGTTTAGGGTCATATCAGCGAGGAAAGAAAGGGTATATCTAAGACCTGTTCATGGTCCACCTGTCCCACTGCACACGTTTGTAGCAGATTCACATATTCACAGTGGTATTGGCTATACTGTGTAATCAAAAGGTAGGACAgtattcaattaatttaataGAATAGAGCAGTTTCTAATTATCAATATTGTGAATCATCCACTGCAATCGCTTTTGTTCGGTGTATTATGTAACTTTTAGCAAATTAACTATGCTATAGTGAAAAGTAACCCCAGAGACAGATCCACGTGTTTCTGTTTGTCTCAGCGCTGAGCAAGGGTAGCAACTGCCATTTTTAAAAGTTGGATGGGTTTATCAAGATCTAATGTCATTAAtggacggcctcctgtgcgtgcgacatgcatgcgttgTGGTTAGTGCTTTGGGAGGCTTTGGGTAGTGTCCCCTGTCTGAAAGAtgatagttgctactcctgcttagcatTATGGTAGTAGGACGATTGGTTTGCCCGTTGTTAGCGTAAAGTGACCGGGTGGGTGTATCCTGCAACTGTCACTCACACTGACATAACTACTGACGGTTAAACGTATGCTTTATTTGTCAATACAATTGCTTTATACGTCAATAAGATTCACGTGAATTTGTTCCACATGTGACGGGACTAATTTCAACCTCAACTTTGACCTGTATTAGTAACGTTAAAGCAAACAAACGCGAAAATGGCAAAAAATGTCACAACAATTTATTTAAACACGTCGACAACTAACCTTCAATCTAAATCAGAAAATCTATCCATGCCTAGTGTCATAAACACACGTATTCCAGGCCTAAAGTTAACGACAACTCGAGCACGCTGACGCAGGCGAATGTCCAGCTTAATTCAATGTTCATGGCGAAACAATccacataaataatttatacaAGCCAAAATAATCATCcaatgtagtatatatagatGCGGCCGGGCTCCCAACACCAACCAAGTTGTCATAACGTTATAGGCCTACGTTAAAGTGCTCGAGTTGTTGTTAAGGCCTATCACGCCTTACACTTAATGACACACGTTTGTGTCTGATTTCTGCGAATTCTTAATCGTTGTGTTGATAGTTGctttaaatatattgtaaattaaatgaGTCTTTGTCAGGAATAATTAGTATTTGTGCGATATTTCCATACATGTTTTAACTGAAACTGAACTCTGATTAACATAAAAACGCGTCAAACAAGTCGTCCACTCAGCAAGAAAGGCGCTGAAAGATGATAAGGTATATACGTTTATAGTTTCGTATTGATCGAAAAGAAAAAgacacaaaacaaataaatatacatttaaataggAATTTAATAATTTAAGTAGTATCTAACCTTGTAGAAATCATGGATTCGTAGCAGGTACACGACCTGTGACCGGTTCCACCGTGGTCATTTTAGGTTTTCTGAAGTGTCTGCACATCTCGCTTACTTCTTCTCGGAAACGTTTGTTTccaatataatataccacagcattCATAGAGTAGCTTATGTTCTCCAGGAGTTGAGAACAAGAAATTATCAGCATCATATTTTTCACAGGCATAAAGTTTCCTTTGATTGACGTGATTGGTAAAATGACAACGAGTGGGAATACACAAAGCAGGAATATCGCCTTAACAGCCATGACAAGCTGTGTTGTCCTCAATTCTCTAGACTGTGCTGGAGTCAGTGTTCCAGTAGAATTGTGTCTAGAACGAAACCTCCGTAACAACAAAATAACTAGTGTCAAATTACAAACAAGTACACCACCAATAGGCAGAGCGAAATAAACAAACACGGCAATCtcatacagtacatcatacactttctGGTCAACAAATGTTTGTGGTAACTGCATTAGATATTGAACATCATCTTCAGTCCTCTTGTTTAAAAGCACGAACTTGGGTTCCATGGCAAATGGGACGAGAGTCGGTGGAGCGATGATGGCGATAACGATGATGTATATCATTCCAACTCTTTTGGTGAAAATATCTTTCATCTTGTGTGGCCATGCAACACTAACGATTCTCTCGATACTGATGAAGAGCAGCATCAAATTGGAATAATGTCTTGGAAGTCTTGTTATGGCATTAAGTATGGCGAAGTAATCTTCCTGATTCCATCTAACGAAAAGTTGAACACTCGCTATAGCTAATGGAATGGCACCAAGTAACGCAAGAAAGTCAAATACAGCTAAAGCATTCAATATCAAATTTGTTGCCGTAGTGGACGTTCCAACTTTTTTGCTAAAAAAGCGAATACTAAATAAAGTTCCTGGAATACCGCCGATAGCCAGAAGAAAAACCGGAATGAATAGAAAGCTAAATGACGCTAAAGGCACGTCTTCCTCCAGGGAACTATTGGACGAGATGTTGGAGTAATTTACCATTATGTCTCCAGTTAGGAAAGGATTACACATGTATGTTTCAAGATCAACTCTGGTATGGGGAGCCAGATTTTGCTCTTGAATATATACCAGTTGTCcaatcataaaacatacatacgTTGCATCGTTGATACGACTTTGGACAGTGCATAAAAAGATCCAATGATATATGCTTTTGTATTTTTACGGTACCTCTAAAATTAATCGTATCCGTCTTGTTGCACGGAAGATACATTTGCAATACAATTGATTAAAGCCAGCATCTATTATGACGTCGGAATCACCATCGATTCATCTTAATTGAAACGTACTTTTATACCAAACAAGATAAGTTTTCTACCCAGAATCCAatcactatatattctatagGTACCCACGCCATCTATGGTGTTGCATATATTAATGCAAAGCGTACCAAGTTTAACTGATAGTTTTTAAACACTTTTCCCGGATTGTAACCGCAGTAATGACAATTCTCTATGGCATAACCCAATAAATCAAAGAGTTTAACTTTTGGCAAATTATTTTAACCGTGAATAATGTTTCTAGGTCGATTTTCCATAGTGTGGTAAAAAATCCGATACTTCATCAGTGCTGTAAAAATGACTTATCCGTGTGAGTTAGCCCACCTATAATGTGTCCATACACAATTCTTGGGATCGTTTTGAGCTAACTTACATGACAAGTCTGTAATAGTGGTGAGATAGTGCTATCTGGCGTTAATACGAAGACACAAAAATGTTAAAAGGAAAAAATCACTGATGTCAAACAAACTGGTTGCTATTGCacgttaaaaataaaatatcgcAATGCAGAAATGATATCGAATAATCAGttcatataagtatataatcatTGCGTAGCCCACCGGCACAGCTATCACACCATGCACTAATTTTTCATGTACgtataagaatttttttttcttaattgtACATCACATAACATTACTTCTAGACCTCTAATGAGTGTATCAACCAAATTAGAAGTGTgcgaggtgtatacttttgaaCTTACAATCTTTCCAAAAGCATACCCCACAAACCCTGTAATTGGTGTGTCGGCAGGAAGGTTGATCCGGAAAAGGCATCTGTCCATGTGATTGCAGATTTCCTTCTCTAGTTGTTTAGGGATTTCAATCTTGCCCCTGGCCATATCGCTTTCTATGGTACAGCTGTTGCCAGTGTGCTTTCTTTCATGATTGACCAGAAGTGGGTTCGTCCTTCTCTCTACCTGCTCTGATAAGAAGGCTTGGTCTGGACATAccttgtttggtttggtttatttagtttaacgtcctattaacagctaagttcatttaaggacggcctcccgtgccgtgcgacatgcatgcgtgtggtgagtgcgtatgtgttttgggaggctgcggtatttCGTGTTAAGTCCCATCAcagaagcatactgccgaagacacccaacagcacaccccatccggtcacattatactgacaacaggcgaaccagtcgtcccactccttgtatgctgagcgctaagcagaagcagcaactaccatttttaaagactctggtatgtctcggccaggggacagaacccaaagccttcctcacaggggcgaacgcacaactaaaggccaaaagtgaggcagtgtcaagggagacgttaggaagaaagttgttaagaaagagaaaagataagatcccaaatttagtcgcctcttacgatcatgcaatgggggcagcaggtacaattcttacgccctacctgcagtgCTCGCCTGATCCTATTAAGAATCCATCCTCGCATGGCTCGATTGCTCTGTCCATGCAAAGCACTTAGGGTTTCAtcttcataaaacaaaatgggGTATTCGATCTCGTCTTCGTGTCCATTAAACAGGGTTTGGTTGGTTTTTTATTGTTCAATGTCCCATCAACTTAAATAaacgtcatttaaggacggcctcccgtgagtgcgtatgtttgtgttatgtctcctggtgataggccggaacttttgcagatttatagtgctatctcactgaagcatactttcaaagacacccagcaggataccccacccggtcacattatactcatTAACGCAAAAAATTCGGACATTGCCAAAGGAGACAAGTAAAGACGGacgagaaaatataagatcccaaaaGGGATCCcaaaagggcctgtttccagtaatgttaattctccataggagcctgcccccgtataatttcttatctagctcaactagttttttttcttttccgaagaataattttacacctttccgacacccagatttcatgtCAGTGAAAACGTATTTTtctaaagttgtcattttgagcatcaaataTATAAGGTCGTAAATTAAAGAAGGTaatctcgaaattgtaattcgcaagatagtatacatttcttttgataaatatttccaaaacatcgtgtttattcataaaacataaattttctcggatgaaaatgcacttgcagagacacaattatgaagaaaaatgccatcaaattgcaattttctcccgttatatagttttggatgcaaatttccatcacaaaatcggatagagctttacttgtttcatatgtgtaccaaaaatcagctaattccatgtggtggaacgttctcatatcgccgcctgaatgtggttgtaaattgaaagaaaaggaaaaatgagtaacaaccttgtttGAAACCccattatatagcttattatatacaaaattttatattgaatatcagagcggatattttcatgacagttttatgatatctaacgactaaataaacagtatcgatataaagatttacactgaggacacactgatacatgaatactgttctatctcaagttgtcctctttttgaattttctgatcgtgtggccttgtacatttatccgtatcttcttgtctttgtctatacgtttacggaatcattgactcgacgctagctattcttgtctcactttccttgttttattgtcccatctccaaagggttgggaccctgacttgtctcactttctttgtgcctgccgaccacgccacatcgaacagatagattatccatatgaaatactttattttgttctaagtaatcaatcaattctgcgcttcttggaggtattgaatgtgatttattatattgtcttgttattttgtgtaattagttgttcgttatttatcacacattttcgcataattgtaccaaactactaagtattagctgtttacagcaatcatcggtggcttgctattttgttactttatcgacgcttcataaaccaatcgttaggatggagggtaaatgtgttggagaaagctgtcaactatacttcaagaaacgtagtggcaataagaacagaagtgcacgcaatgtaaatagtccacaatataaatggctcctagatacgctgatgcaacaaggattgatgtcagcaaaggaacaagcacttatttgccagaagtgctacatgaagtatcttcgGAACAAAAATCAGCCTGAACCTGAACCCGAGCAGAACCAGAACAAGACACTGAACTATCACCAAATCGAGGTGGATTGTGGAATCCTATCATGGTCGTCTGAAACACTGGACGTTCTTCCGAACGCAATTGGTGTCTAACAGCTTTATCAATGCCATCGAGGCTTTGCTTCGAACCGTCACAGCCTATCTGAATGGTATTAGAGGACCTATCTACCAGAGATCTCCAGAGAGAGATGTCAAAGATAGGCTAATGGCTGAACGTATGAAGGACCGTTTGACAACACCGAATGGTTTAGCTCAGAGAGTCAAGACAGATCCGGATCTATCTagacggtttggtttggtttattttgtttaacgtcctattaacagctaaggtcatttaaggacggcctcccgtgcgtgcgacatgcagtatgcgtgtggtgagtgcgtatgtgtgttttgggaggctgcggtatattcgtgttaagtctccttgagATAGACCGGAATTTTGCCGAttgatagtgctacctcactatagcacactgccgaagacatctAGCAGGAcatcccactcctaatatgctgagcgctaagcaggagcagcaactaccattttgaaagactctggtatgtctcggccaggggacagaacccaaagccttcctcacaggggcaaacgctcaactaaaggccaaaagtgaggcattgtcaagggagacattaggaagaagaaagttgttaagaggagaaaagataagatcccaaatttagtcgcctcttacgatcatgcaatgggggcagcaggtacaattcttacaccctacctgcagggcagtgagGAGTTTGAGTGGATAGCGTGGCACTGATGCCAGTTTTATATAGTTCTACCCTACTAAAGTAATGCGATTGCGTCTGCTCACTTCTGTTTCAGTTCCTGAAATTGAAACATCCAGTTACGTACGATAACCGTGCGGAGAGGGTTTTTGCCGGGAATATTATCTTAACAGTTTGGTGGGATGTATGGACGCAGTTCATTGGGGTTTTTGTATAATCTTTGATAGATAGGTGAACATTCGCCCGTGTGGCGGTCATAAGTATGTTCCCTCTTACATGGTTCCGGGCAGCGACTGGGGTGGAATATGGGGCTCGCCGAGCACGGCTCAACATGTCCACGTCCCTGTAAGTCGGAGATCGTGGACAGGGTTGGGTCGCTCAGGGGCGCCTTATGTCCCCTCAGTTGCTGGCCGATGGGGTCCATCTGAACCCAACGGGTATGAGAAGGTACTACCATGAACTGCCGCATGTGACCATCAGGGAGTAACACAAAGTTTAGTTAGAGGAAGGGGAGAGGATCCGAACTACATAGAATTATGGCGGAGGAGTGGCTTCTCAAATTTAATTCAGGTTGGGGTAAGTGCTTTGACACCAGACATCcgtgtttttattttattattttttatttgtattgtagtATATGTTGCGTTATTTGTCTATGTGCAATATCCGTCATGGAGGTGAAAAGATTCCCTGCAAACTCGAGCATTTGATACTGGACCACTGACAAATCCTCTATAGGTGTGAATACTTTGTAGATGAAATCACATCTTTGGGTTTCCTGCAAGTTCAAATATTTCCAGCTGTGCATAACATTTCATCTATGCTAATGCATAGGGAATATTTATTGAAGATAACTTTTACTGTTTGGGTCCAGGCTTTTATTTTGTCAAGTTTTCCGTGCTTGCACTGTTGGGAAGTACCATGTGCATTTGTACTTGTAATGTACAactttatttttatgttattgaATAGCTTGCAGTTATATAACTATGCCTATTGAAGAGCAGACTAgaaaaaataggaaaatatgtaaatatctaATTTTTGGAATTTACTGGGCAAAAGAAATGTAGCCAGAAAGAATTTACCGTAAATTATGAAGAATTTCAATTTAAACTGGCATCTGAAGTTGGCGAGCCATCTTAAAAGTATAtttgcggtatgtttgtgtaagtctccttgtggtaggccgggacttttgccgatttatagtgcttaTATAGTGCTTTATAGTAtttatactgccgaagacacccagcagcacaccacacccggtcacattatactgacaacgggtgaaccagtcgtcccactcctaatatgctgagcgctaagcaggagtagcaactaccatttttaaagactctggtatgtctcggccaggggacagaacccaaagccttactcacatgggcgaacgctcaactaaacaaggatggatagtattgcaacagcaatacaaagtcccctgcctcAACCAGaagtgcaactatttatttcccattttttaaactacgtgttatactgatcacgtatacaaagtttcgttaaaatcggagtagtactttaggattgtccggacacgcctcaaccaatgagaagcgggcggcaattttgaattttttttttttttttcgaaaagaaaaattgggatgcacaactacatgttatactgatcatgtatacgaagtttcgttaaaatcggagtagtaatttaggaggagttgtccggacaagtctcaaccaatgagaagttggcggccattttgaaaattgttttttcgaagaaaacaaatgtgggatgcacaactacatgttatactgatcatgaataccaagtttcgttaaaatcggagtagtgctttaggaggagttgtccggacaagcctcaaccaatgagaagccggcagccattttgaaaaatgaatttttgaagaaaaaaaaagtcagatgcacaactacatgttatactgatcatgtataccaagtttcgttaaaatcggagtagtactttaggaggagttgtccggacaagtctcaaccaatgagaagtcggcggccattttgaaaattggtttttcgaagaaaacaaatgtgggatgcacaactacatgttatactgatcatgaataccaagtttcgttaaaatcggagtagtgctttaggaggagttgtccggacaagcctcaaccaatgagaagccggcagccattttgaaaaatgaatttttgaagaaaaaaaaagtcagatgcacaactacatgttatactgatcatgtataccaagttttattaaaatcggagtagtgctttaggagttgtccggacaagtctcaaccaatgagaaggcggcagccattttgaagaatgaattttaaaaaaaaatgtgggatgcacaactacatgttatactgatcatgtataccaagtttcattaaaatcagagtagttctttagaaggagttgtccggacaagactgaaccaatgagaagtcggcggccattttgaaaattggtttttcgaaaaaaaaaatgtgggatgcacaactacatgttatactgatcatgtataccaagtttcattaaaatcggagtagtactttagaaggagttgtccggacaagtctcaaccaatgagaaggcggcggccattttgaaaattggtttttcgagaaaaaaaaatgtgggatgcacaactacatgttatactgatcatgtataccaagtttcattaaaatcggagcagtactttagaaggagttgtccggacaagtctcaaccaatgataagtcggcggccattttgaaaattggtttttcgagaaaaaaaaatgtgggatgcacaactacatgttatactgatcatgaataccaagtttcgttaaaatcggagtagtgctttaggaggagttgtccggacaagcctcaaccaatgagaagccggcagccattttgaaaaatgaatttttgaagaaaaaaaagtcagatgcacaactacatgttatactgatcatgtataccaagtttcgttaaaatcggagtagtactttaggaggagttgtccggacaagtctcaaccaatgagaagtcggcggccattttgaaaattggtttttcgaagaaaacaaatgtgggatgcacaactacatgttatactgatcatgaataccaagtttcgttaaaatcggagtagtgctttaggaggagttgtccggacaagcctcaaccaatgagaagccggcagccattttgaaaaatgaatttttgaagaaaaaaaaagtcagatgcacaactacatgttacactgatcatgtataccaagttttattaaaatcggagtagtgctttaggagttgtccggacaagtctcaaccaatgagaaggcggcagccattttgaagaatgaattttaaaaaaaaatgtgggatgcacaactacatgttatactgatcatgtataccaagtttcattaaaatcagagtagttctttagaaggagttgtccggacaagactgaaccaatgagaagtcggcggccattttgaaaattggtttttcgaaaaaaaaaatgtgggatgcacaactacatgttatactgatcatgtataccaagtttcattaaaatcggagta from Pecten maximus chromosome 1, xPecMax1.1, whole genome shotgun sequence includes these protein-coding regions:
- the LOC117318576 gene encoding adenosine receptor A3-like encodes the protein MVNYSNISSNSSLEEDVPLASFSFLFIPVFLLAIGGIPGTLFSIRFFSKKVGTSTTATNLILNALAVFDFLALLGAIPLAIASVQLFVRWNQEDYFAILNAITRLPRHYSNLMLLFISIERIVSVAWPHKMKDIFTKRVGMIYIIVIAIIAPPTLVPFAMEPKFVLLNKRTEDDVQYLMQLPQTFVDQKVYDVLYEIAVFVYFALPIGGVLVCNLTLVILLLRRFRSRHNSTGTLTPAQSRELRTTQLVMAVKAIFLLCVFPLVVILPITSIKGNFMPVKNMMLIISCSQLLENISYSMNAVVYYIGNKRFREEVSEMCRHFRKPKMTTVEPVTGRVPATNP